The Ipomoea triloba cultivar NCNSP0323 chromosome 4, ASM357664v1 DNA segment tgtaggtacattattttagagtacattatttttgtattgaaggtacattatttgatacatactgtcaaataatgtacctacagtacaaaaataatgtaccttcagtataaaaataatgtattttttatttttggtccacacagctgtgtggaccatggtccatgcaataattccATCACAAtttttgtgaatattcagtatgtaaattgtgagcaTTTAATATGTAAAGATCCAcagaataatgttttttttttttttttgagaattaatGAGACGGGCCCGCGTGCATTAACATTCATAATCAAAATCCAACAAAAACAGCATCCTGCATCTCTCATAGGCCTAGTGGATGGTGGAGGGCCTGAGGCTTAACTACAGGGCCCAATGATAATCAGACAAATGTGTAAGCCCACTTTGTGGGCTCATCTGATGATATACAACGTCCGATGGTCTGGTACTTGTCTACTTGATCAGTTCATCCTACGGTAGGGATTCACTGAATCTCCAAACCCCACCGATCAGCCCAATGGCCCCAAGCCcccaatcttttattttataattcaagtTATTCCCCtttaaacaaatttaccttCGAAACTCAACACCAATGACCAAACCATACACTCCTACATACAATGAAAGAGACAAATGAAATTGTTATGCGAAATAAGTTTTTGCGTCGATTTTTGAAGAGTAATAAAAAATCACATGTGTTGTAACTAGCAGTGTGATTAGATCGATTATAGCAATAGCATTAGGATTAGAGTAGTCAAATCCAACCACACTGCTTCTTTTGCATATTAAATTGAGGGAAATTTTCCTTTCCCATTTGGATTTTCACATCCAAACTTTTTGTTCGCCTTACTCTCATTCATCGAAagtcaataaattaattaattcaccactaattaataaataattttaacaaCTAATCATATAATGACACTTTAAAATGCGATATTTGTAAGCGAAATACATGTGAAATTCGTAGCATTGTTCTTAGATTAATTCAGATTAAATTTAGATTACtacattagcataattttatttttgtttgcaaGTCATTTaatcatacaattaattaaaattttcgtaatcGAAACGGAGTCGATTGTAATTCCTTAATTCATTGAAAACATTTGAGACATTCTATTGCCTTAATTGCTCCAAATGCTTTCCCGACCAAACCCTAACAAAAAACATGTATTGATGTACACGGGGGACTATAAAAAGGGAAAACGTTCACTGCGTAAAATTCCACTAAAGAAACATTTCCTTCATATTCAAAGACAGATCACAGCGCCTGTGCAGGGATTAGCAGGTGATGTGATTCAGATCTGAAGCTCACGGAAACTTTGTGACGAAGTCACATGAAAAGCAGTGCATTTTGTCACGATACGAGCCCGGTTTCCATCCTTGGTCTCATTCAGGTAACTGCTTCTTTGCGGTTCATGTGCGCTCGGCTTTGATTGCGCTGAATCCTTCTGCGCAATCGGATTTTGGTGTCCGTGAGCCCCAAAGTGTTACTTTTCTGGGTTGAATTTGCGGTGTATATCAGCTTAACGTTCTCTGTTGTATCTTATGCTCAACGCGTTTTTCTTCAAGAACGCGTTTTTAGGGTTGCCCTGTTGTGAATTTCcaatttttttgggggggttTGCAtgcttttttgttgttgttgtaagaTTGGGTTGTATTATAGGTTTTGAAGGTGGTAGTTGTTGAAATTAAGGTATTGTGGTTGTTGTGTTGTGAATTAATTGGTGTAGAATTGGCTTGAACTAGGAAGTTTTGTTGAATAGTTGGGAATTGAAAATGGGGGATAAGTTCTGTGTGGATGACAGTGATAGGGCTTTGGTTGAAGGGGTGTTAGGGAGGCATGCTGTTGATTTCTTCACTTGGTCTGCTTCAAACAATGTTTTGTCAGATTTTGTGGCATCTAGTGGGTGTTTAGGGGTGCAGAGGGAGCTATGCAAGATTGTAGAGGAGTCTGATTGGGCTTATGCCATCTATTGGCAAGTTGCCAAGTCGAAATCTGGGAAATCTGCCTTGATTTGGGGTGATGGGCATTGTTCAGAGCTCAATAGGAGGCTCAGTGAGGAGAGGAATGTGAATCAGACATTAGTCGACGGGGATAAGAAAAAACAGGTTCTTCGGAAGATTTGTGGGTGCTTTGGTGGATCAGAAGAGGATAATGTTGGCAACAAGTTGGATTTCGTTTCGGATATGGAGATGTTTTATCTCACATCCATGTATTATGTGTTCCCGTTTGATGTTCCTTCTAGTCCTTCTCAGTCGTTTAATTCTAGTAGAACGATATGGGCTGCTGATACTAGGAGTTGTTCAGAACATTACCAATCGAGATCACATCTAGCGAAGTTGGCCAAGTTCGAGACACTAGTGTTTATTCCGCTTAAGTCTGGGGTTGTGGAGCTTGGTTCTACAAAAGCAATTCCAGAAGACCAGAATGTGATTAAGATGACTCAGAAAATAGTGGTGGTATCTGCTCATGCTCCGGCAAAAGCAATTCCAAAGATATTCGGGCAAGAACTTAGTCTTGGAGGGGCAAAGTCGGGGCCAATCAGCATCAGTTTCGCCCCAAAACTGGAAGAAGAATTGGGTGGTCATCCTTCAGATTCATATGACATAAATGCATTAGGTAGTAGTCAAGTTTACGGGAACTTGTCAAATGGATATCGAAGTGATGATGGGGATGGGAAACTGCTTCCCCAGGTGAATCAAGTAATGGTTGGAGGCCTGAGTTCACAGGCGTTAGTGTCTGGTTTTGAACAAGCAAGTGAGGATGCTTTGCTTCAACCCGATGTTCAGAAACCGAGAAAGAGAGGCCGGAAGCCAGCCAACGGGAGAGAAGAACCGCTAAACCATGTAGAAGCAGAGAGGCAGAGGCGTGAGAAGCTTAATCAACGGTTCTATGCATTAAGAGCAGTTGTCCCGAATATCTCAAAGATGGATAAAGCGTCTTTGCTCGGTGATGCCATTGCATACATCACCGATCTCCAGGCAAGGGTTAGGATCATGGAAGCAGAGAGGGAGGTCCCAACTAATCAGCCAAAGCCACTTAGTGTTTCAGATATTGAATTTCATCAAAGGGCAGATGATGCGGTCATAAGGGTAGGCTGCCCTTTGGATACTCATCCAATTTCTCGAGTTATAAAGGCGTTTCAAGAACATCAATTAACAGCACAAGAGTCTAGCATGTCCATATCAGAAAATGGCGAAGTGATTCATACATTCTCTATCCAAACTCAAGGTGCCCCCGCTGAAGAGATGAAGGAAAAACTGGCTGCTGCTCTGGCCAAGTGATTCCATCGAAAAGTATGTATTGTACTACATAGATCAGGTTAATCATGTATACTATACATTTGTTGTTTACATAGCAGAAACATCATGTTTCCTGACAATGGTAGGAGGTGAGGTTACAGTTGATGATTTGTGTAAAACCGAAGAAATCTTGCTTGCTTGTTCATCTAGATTTGCTGCATGCTTTCTAGAGCATTTGATCAAGAACTGTAATGTAGGCCATATTCTCCCTTGATATAGATTGCTAGAGGAATATTGCTGTGTAGATTATGCTCTGCAGTTCTTCAAAGAATCAGATTTTGTTACATTGTGCTTTTACTGATTTACATTTTGATATGAAAACAACCTGCTTTATACTAAAAGCAACTTTTATCCCTTGAGCAACGATACTTTCATATAAAACCGTTGCATCACTAAGGGTGACTTTCGTACTTACTTGACGGGGTGAGCGTTGCAATTATGTTTCTTTTTGCCTTTACACTCGATAAGCTCTATTTTACATTTGCACTTGATAACCAATTTCTATTCAACTTAAGGAAAAGGGGTGAGCGTTGCAATTATGTTTCTTTTTGCCTTTACACTCGATAAGCTCTATTTTACATTTGTACTTGATAACCAATTTCTATTCAACTTAAGGAAAAGGGGTGAGCGTTGCAATTATGTTTCTTTTTGTCTTTACACTCGATAAGCTCTATTTTACATTTGCACTTGATAACCAATTTCTATTCAACTTAAGGAAACCTTTTCACGTATGTTACCTTGTCTTGTAGAAATTCAGGTTTCAAATTCGACTCTTAACGAGAGTTGTTTATTGGCTTTAGTCGGTCAACTATGATAATTTAGACTAATTTagcttgtgatttttttttttggactagAATTATGAGGCAGACTTTACTTAGAGAATATATTAGATTAGCAAATGCATACTTTtctgtaaattaaaaaattctaacaCTTGACTAGTTGTGAGGATTGTAAGTACTAAGCAGTAACCGCAGATGCGCAGACGTACAGCCTCCAACGTTTTATATGTGCTTTATATCATTAAAAACAATGAAAAGATAAAGGACATTTGTACCTAAATCGCGACATATCAACTGTTTGGTTTTATCCATATTATGTGGcggcgcaaattatactgtgaaccatggtccacaatgcattgtgacccatgatcatagctgatactgcagttgtgttgaacggatactgcagttgtgttgaaaagatactgcagttgtgttgaaaggaaactgcggttgcacggaacagaggtcgttcatctgttcaacacaactgcagtattttttaacacaactgcagtatccgtttaacactgcagttccagatggatgacacggcctctgttccacgcaactgcagttccctttcaacaccactgcagtatcctttcaacacaactgcagtatcagttcaacgcaactgcagtatcaaccatgactcatagtccacaatgcattgtggaccatggtccacggtataacgactgatgTGGCGGGGTCACGATGATTCGGATCTTGTTAattaatactacctccgtcccattttggatgtctgattcgtttaacgaggcttgactgaagttttttttaatctaatttttcgtaatattaagtttatcattaatatataaaatttatatatttagaaactacattaaaagtactattaaacacaaaaaattaaatttaaaaataataaaaaattgctaaaaaaataagcaataaataaaaagttgatttgaccaatgaatagtaaatatgacaggtaaaatgggacagagggagtatcaTTTAGTCAAAGATTAATGTTACAACTTGCTATAAAAATCACTATGTAATACTGAGTATTAATTTTGTAGTTTAGttagttattatatattattatttatttattttgtttggtaCAAAGAAGACCTAGGAGAAGCCTACATGCATCATCCGTCTAGATTATGATATGACATTTCGTATAACTAATAGTGCATACACTTGAATGCACTATTATAGATTTTGAGTACACAGTCAATTATTCTTGAATGAAAGTGTTTCAGAAATCAGAATACActactaatttttttcttaatttttagcTATGGATCATCTTAGATGGACCCCAACACGTTACCATGGACACATGTTCTCACCTAGGgattggttctcatatgattagaattatatatatatatatatatatatatatatatataaacaaaataagtatttttatCCGGCATAACAGGTGTGCTCATGGCACTTGCTGATGAGTTGCTGGCAGTGTCGTCTATAGTCAATTTTTGCATGGGAAATTTTCTAAActtttgaatataaaatttggTATAAATTTTGATGGTATCTTACGACACCGCAAAACTTGAGAAAGAGGTTGAAATGGAGAGGGGAAACCTATTTCAGTCCGACAAAGTACTCTTGACTTGTACACCAAACAAAAATGTTTCTCAAAAGGCTGTACGTATTTGAATATGGACATTTTCAAAAATATCATGCACTATATTAGATTATTAGGCATTTAATTAGAAAAACGTGATTTTTGAATGCAGCAATTTCAAAGTTATGTCACTAACATATTATCTTTATGATCCTACTAGGAAACTTCTCTTGATCGTCTTACAAGGGGTGACCAATTAAGTGATTGAAACATGATTCTTATATCTAATATATCAGGTGTTTAATTCGATTAATTCAACACACAACATACATCCTCTCTAGATCGAAACAGTCGCGAAAGATCAAATGCATCAATTTTATTCAATTCGTTTGTGAACGTTGGTCATATACAGTTGCTAATGCTGCCATGCATACTACGTGCATGTTTTGAGTATactaaagaattaattaatttgaacaaAAGTTTTtggagagagagatagagaatgAATTGAGGTTATGGTGATTTGAGGTTGTGGCCGGGGTTGTTCGACGGAGGCTTCACCGGCCGCCATTGCAGGGAAGGAAGTAAAAGATGACTCGCCGGCGACTTCTTTCTCCGGGACAACGTAGCCGCAAAGTTCTTTTCTCCGGCTAGAGCGGAGTTTGTGCCGGGATTGGGCGTCGGAGGGGTGACCGGATTCCACTGCAGAGACGGTAATAACAAAAGATATTTCTTTAAACTTCCCTTCTTCTTTTTCCCGGTGACAGCCTTATCGGTGCCGGGATTCACGGCCGGAGACATGACCGCCTTCCATTGTAGAGATGGCAACAAAAGATGCTGTTCGTCCTCGCGAGGAACTGATCTACAAGCTTCAAAAGGTTTGATGCTTAGTAGAAGAAGAATAGAAACAAAAGCCAAAACCATACTAGGTTGATGTCTCATTGTCTTTTCTCGTTTCCTAGTTGCAAAATTGCTTATTTTCAATCAGAACTATAAATTGAATTGATATATCGAGATAGATAAAATGAATGAATTTTATGATTCCAGGAAAAAATGTGAAGAAGGGGAGGATTATTTATAAGGTTTAATATATGCAGGAGCTTGATAAGTAGTGGCATAATCATGACATATATGATAATGACTTTGAACTTTTCCtcagtttaatttaattttaatttggatggAAGAATTGAATAGAATTGGTGGGCAGTTGACTGTTGCACATAGCTAGACTGGCATGGTTttataataagaaaattataaactGATAACTTAATGAAAAGACCAGTCATCACATATTTAAGATTTAAGAAATAAGCTAAGCATTAAAATAATATCATGTGTACTAAAGttaatattcaaacaaaataatCCCCGACAATTGCGTTCAATTATATTCCTAAAAACAACAtgaataataatgaaatattatttatttaaactattaacaataataattttttttagatgacTAGAAAACCTTAGCCCACTAGTACTCCATACAAGGTAAATCAGACCCATGTGTAATAGCTTacaataaaaactaataataggaagaaagaaataatttttaaccaataaaatatggtgcaaaatatataaatttaagcACTAATGAATAAGCTGTGCTACATGGTCATTGGTCaatatataggaaaaatgtaCTTTTGACCCAAAAGCAAAAGGGAAGAAGAGAAACAGTGTTAGTAGTAAACCATTCATATTTATGCATACTATAAaaccaaaaatatttataataaacacTTGGGATTAATTTCGTGCAACATTGTCTACGGGTTATAGACACAATAAAAAGAGTATTCACACATGCAACAATTATAGTCACAACCACAACTATGCAGTTTGACCACAAGCCCTTTGGCAAAATTACACAAACTAAGAGGTAAATCTCACTagtgaaaatatataaacttttacTAGACTTGCCTGAGAAGGTgtttgtaagaattcaattgaATTTATGATCTTTTGATacatttcattttcctttttgttcCATGTATCATGCAACACGTACAAACAAAACACCATGCATCGAATACTTCAAAGTATAGtagaatataattaaagtaaacTATTACATGAAACATTATTGCACTGCAAAAATATAAACTCCATTAATTTTATTCAGTCATGACTACGTTGGTCGTATAGAGTAGCCCATGCAGTCACATACATACTACGTCCATGGTTCTAGGACGATgaataattaattgattttcatcaaaaaaaaaatggtaagaCAAAAGAGAATGAACGAATGAATGAATGACGTTAGATTTGGAACGTCAAATACGTGAGATAATTCCGCTAATATTAACTAGAAGCCTTGTGAGATTCCGCCGGAAGCTGCTGACCGGAGAAGTTCTTTGCTCCGGCGACGGCGGAGTTGGTGCCGGGGTTGGACTTTGGCGGGCTGACATTTTTCCATAGAGACGGTAACAAAATATGTTTTTTGGAACTTCCTCGCTTCTCCGTCGCTCCTACAAAGTTCTTCTCGCCGAGAGTGGCCGAGTTAACGACGCCGTTGGTGCCGCCGTTAGGCGTCGGAGGGGGGACCTGTTTCCCTGCTTGCAGAGACGGAAACAAAAGTTTCTTCTTTAATGGCTTCTCCGTCGCCCCTACAAAGTTCTTCTCGCCGAGATTAGCCGAGTTAACGGCGCCGTTAGTGCCACCGTTGGGCGCCGGAGGGCTAACCTTTTTCCATTGCAGAGACGGCAACAAAAGATGCTCCTTTAACGGCTTCTCCGTCGCCCCTACAAAGTTCTTCTCGCCGAGATTGGCCGAGTTAACGGCGCCGTTAGTGCCGCCGTTGGGCGACGGGGGGCTAACCGTGTTCCACTGCAAAGATGGCAACAAAAGATGCTTCTTTAAACCACCTCGCGCCGCCGTTATAACTCCGGCAAAGTTCTTCCCACCTAGAGTAGCCGAGTAAACGCCGTTGGTGCCGGGATTCGGCCCCGGCGGGGGGACTGATTTCCCTTGCAGAGATGCCAGCAAAAGTTCATTGCCACCAGGAAAAGATCTACAGGCTTCATA contains these protein-coding regions:
- the LOC116016762 gene encoding transcription factor MTB3-like produces the protein MGDKFCVDDSDRALVEGVLGRHAVDFFTWSASNNVLSDFVASSGCLGVQRELCKIVEESDWAYAIYWQVAKSKSGKSALIWGDGHCSELNRRLSEERNVNQTLVDGDKKKQVLRKICGCFGGSEEDNVGNKLDFVSDMEMFYLTSMYYVFPFDVPSSPSQSFNSSRTIWAADTRSCSEHYQSRSHLAKLAKFETLVFIPLKSGVVELGSTKAIPEDQNVIKMTQKIVVVSAHAPAKAIPKIFGQELSLGGAKSGPISISFAPKLEEELGGHPSDSYDINALGSSQVYGNLSNGYRSDDGDGKLLPQVNQVMVGGLSSQALVSGFEQASEDALLQPDVQKPRKRGRKPANGREEPLNHVEAERQRREKLNQRFYALRAVVPNISKMDKASLLGDAIAYITDLQARVRIMEAEREVPTNQPKPLSVSDIEFHQRADDAVIRVGCPLDTHPISRVIKAFQEHQLTAQESSMSISENGEVIHTFSIQTQGAPAEEMKEKLAAALAK